The following coding sequences lie in one Thermodesulfobacteriota bacterium genomic window:
- the pabB gene encoding aminodeoxychorismate synthase component I: protein MKDKIDLSSCSALLLDSGGGWNQKEDSSYICFGKPKFSLSSTDGCISIQNSSRDPDLNRNPLEILRGVLSDGYIAVGYISYEFSEFTQEGFSPTRLKDGERFPDMHFLFYKAEDITSGRIGELASEINEMSNISINTVGYECLVSSNMSKEEYLNRVKLAKGFIERGDIYQVNLSQRFRAKFNTDPLKYFLNLYHIQPVPYGCYINFGEYRLVSGSMELFLRRKGNQVVTKPIKGTKKRGSSAESDELLIYELSKSDKERAENLMIVDLMRNDLSRVCNVGTVNVTNLFKIESYSTLHQMVSEVSGNMRRHMGLKDIIENTFPPGSVTGAPKKRTLEIIDELEPHYRGPYCGVIGIFMPNGDLTLSVGIRIVVIRNDSATFWVGSGIVWDSEPEEEYDETLIKAKAILCAMAVAS from the coding sequence TTTATCATCTTGCTCAGCGCTGTTATTGGATTCAGGAGGTGGATGGAATCAAAAGGAAGATAGTTCTTATATCTGTTTTGGTAAACCGAAATTCTCGCTTTCTTCTACGGATGGGTGTATAAGCATTCAAAATTCCTCCAGAGATCCTGATTTAAATCGAAATCCATTAGAGATTCTAAGGGGAGTCTTGTCTGATGGATATATTGCAGTAGGCTATATTTCCTATGAATTTTCAGAATTTACGCAGGAAGGATTTTCTCCTACCCGGTTGAAGGATGGAGAGCGGTTTCCCGATATGCATTTTCTATTTTATAAGGCGGAGGATATTACTTCGGGAAGAATCGGAGAATTAGCTTCTGAAATTAATGAGATGTCAAATATATCAATAAATACAGTAGGTTATGAATGTCTTGTTAGTTCCAATATGTCTAAAGAAGAGTATTTAAATAGGGTAAAACTTGCTAAGGGTTTCATAGAGAGGGGGGATATTTATCAGGTAAATCTTTCTCAGCGCTTCCGCGCAAAATTCAATACGGATCCGCTTAAATACTTTCTCAATCTTTATCATATTCAACCAGTGCCCTATGGTTGTTATATAAATTTTGGGGAGTATAGGCTCGTAAGTGGATCAATGGAGCTTTTCTTGAGGAGAAAAGGGAATCAAGTCGTAACAAAACCGATAAAAGGCACAAAAAAGCGGGGTAGCTCAGCGGAGTCAGACGAGTTACTGATCTATGAGCTCTCGAAAAGCGATAAGGAGAGGGCAGAAAACCTCATGATAGTTGATTTGATGAGGAATGACCTTAGTAGGGTCTGCAATGTTGGTACGGTTAATGTAACGAATCTTTTCAAAATAGAATCATATTCTACCCTTCACCAAATGGTATCAGAGGTAAGTGGAAATATGAGAAGGCATATGGGACTGAAAGATATAATTGAAAACACATTTCCGCCTGGGTCCGTCACCGGTGCTCCTAAGAAAAGGACATTGGAGATAATAGATGAGTTGGAGCCGCATTACAGGGGTCCTTATTGCGGGGTCATAGGTATTTTCATGCCTAATGGGGACCTTACATTGAGTGTGGGCATAAGGATAGTAGTAATTCGGAATGATTCGGCAACCTTTTGGGTGGGGAGTGGAATTGTTTGGGACTCGGAACCAGAAGAGGAATACGACGAGACTTTGATTAAAGCAAAAGCTATCCTATGTGCAATGGCTGTAGCAAGTTAG
- a CDS encoding aminotransferase class IV translates to MKEIIRINGRPVEEGTPLRSLIYGEGLFETFRCKSKLPSYYERHIDRMREGARILGIPFPKDEEIKDGLHKALSDASISDAYVKIGLLSKGSPVFHKEPSGSSLLVVVRKYQPQKQSINVKVSSYRRNSNSPILRIKSLNYLENILAKREALSSGHDEAIFLNERNELAEGTVTNIFFIKGKVVCTPSLECGLLSGIIRGAIFQIVNEFGFELREGRYSLEALKRSDGVFLTNSVIGAVAVSSIDGIQLPCDCEVFYKVEERLRGKLGWE, encoded by the coding sequence GTGAAAGAGATAATACGTATTAATGGGAGGCCGGTTGAGGAGGGAACGCCATTACGGTCACTGATATATGGGGAGGGCTTATTCGAGACATTTCGTTGCAAATCGAAACTTCCTTCTTATTACGAGAGACATATTGATAGGATGAGAGAAGGAGCGAGAATTTTGGGTATACCATTCCCAAAAGATGAAGAAATAAAGGATGGTCTACACAAAGCCTTATCAGACGCTAGTATTTCCGACGCATATGTCAAAATCGGCCTTCTGTCTAAGGGCAGTCCGGTCTTCCACAAGGAACCCAGTGGGAGTTCGCTTCTTGTAGTCGTAAGGAAATACCAGCCTCAAAAACAATCAATCAATGTGAAGGTGAGTTCTTATAGACGGAATTCTAATTCACCGATTTTACGTATAAAGTCCCTAAATTATTTAGAAAATATTCTTGCAAAAAGGGAAGCTTTATCTTCAGGGCATGATGAAGCAATATTTTTGAACGAGAGAAATGAGTTAGCCGAGGGGACGGTAACCAACATATTTTTCATAAAGGGTAAAGTCGTGTGTACGCCTTCACTTGAGTGCGGGCTGCTATCGGGGATAATTAGAGGTGCGATCTTTCAAATTGTTAATGAGTTTGGTTTTGAACTTAGGGAGGGTAGGTACAGCTTGGAAGCGTTGAAGCGTAGTGACGGGGTTTTTCTTACTAACTCGGTAATTGGTGCTGTAGCCGTATCTTCAATCGATGGAATTCAGCTGCCCTGTGATTGTGAGGTTTTTTATAAGGTGGAGGAAAGACTTAGGGGTAAGTTGGGTTGGGAATAA
- the mnmE gene encoding tRNA uridine-5-carboxymethylaminomethyl(34) synthesis GTPase MnmE — translation MKQFALPNEDTIAAISTPEGKGGIAIIRISGAEALKVLERFFKRTEESKSVFDMESHRLYRGQILDPAAKRFIDNVLCVLMKSPHSYTGEDVVEIHSHGGYLVPRRILDILFKNGVRPAGPGEFTLRAFMNGKMDLAQAEAVVDVVNAQTDESLRQAEFQLEGLLSKKINESKENILDILAEIEAHVDFPEDEIDPIKKEHMSSRTEIVINELKKVLTTYEEGKIIKHGVYTAILGKPNVGKSSLLNQLIMKDRAIVSPFPGTTRDFIEESIVVKGIPLRLVDTAGLRASADEIESAGIELTKKKANEAEFIIAVFDGSTELDQDDLEIISSLCGDKSVLVINKIDMPQNLSEQQIHRYLPNHEIVRTSAKEGIGIDDLKTTIFQKLVGTRDKIEASEFIISELRHKIAIEKAREGLYSFKEALSKGDSPEFLAADLRYALHSLGEITGEVTTEDLLGKIFSKFCIGK, via the coding sequence ATGAAGCAATTTGCACTTCCAAACGAAGACACAATAGCTGCAATATCGACACCTGAGGGTAAAGGCGGGATCGCAATAATTAGGATAAGCGGTGCAGAAGCATTAAAGGTCTTGGAAAGGTTCTTCAAAAGGACCGAGGAAAGCAAGAGTGTCTTCGACATGGAGTCCCATAGGCTCTATCGGGGACAGATTCTTGATCCAGCGGCTAAAAGATTTATCGATAATGTGCTATGCGTTTTGATGAAATCGCCACATTCCTACACAGGGGAGGATGTGGTGGAGATTCATTCCCATGGTGGATATTTAGTACCCAGAAGGATACTCGACATACTATTTAAAAATGGAGTTCGACCGGCGGGTCCGGGAGAATTCACGCTAAGAGCCTTTATGAACGGCAAAATGGACCTCGCACAAGCCGAAGCGGTGGTTGATGTTGTAAACGCTCAGACCGATGAGAGCCTGAGGCAGGCCGAATTTCAACTCGAAGGACTACTATCTAAAAAGATTAATGAATCAAAGGAAAACATTCTCGACATCCTCGCCGAGATTGAGGCTCACGTTGATTTCCCGGAGGATGAAATAGACCCGATCAAAAAAGAACATATGTCAAGTCGCACAGAAATTGTTATTAATGAACTTAAAAAGGTATTAACCACCTACGAGGAGGGCAAAATTATAAAGCACGGAGTATATACCGCAATCCTTGGCAAGCCAAATGTAGGAAAATCAAGCCTTTTAAACCAGTTAATAATGAAGGATAGGGCAATTGTAAGTCCTTTTCCTGGAACTACAAGAGACTTTATTGAAGAGAGCATAGTTGTAAAGGGAATTCCACTCAGGCTTGTCGACACTGCTGGCTTGAGAGCCTCTGCAGACGAAATAGAAAGTGCCGGTATCGAACTTACCAAGAAGAAGGCTAATGAGGCCGAATTCATCATAGCGGTTTTTGATGGAAGTACGGAGCTTGATCAGGATGACCTCGAGATCATATCTAGCTTATGCGGAGATAAGTCGGTGTTGGTTATTAATAAAATTGACATGCCTCAGAACCTATCAGAGCAGCAAATTCACAGATATTTACCCAATCACGAAATTGTCAGGACTTCAGCTAAAGAAGGGATTGGAATTGATGATCTAAAGACAACAATATTTCAAAAACTCGTAGGAACAAGAGATAAAATAGAGGCATCCGAGTTCATTATATCCGAGCTGAGACACAAAATTGCGATTGAAAAGGCGAGAGAAGGTTTATACTCCTTTAAGGAAGCACTATCCAAGGGTGATTCACCTGAGTTTCTTGCAGCAGACCTGAGATACGCTCTACACTCGCTAGGTGAAATAACAGGTGAAGTAACAACAGAAGATTTACTAGGAAAAATCTTCAGCAAATTTTGTATTGGAAAATAG
- a CDS encoding START domain-containing protein, with the protein MTIGSAKAQWELVKDEDGIKVFLETIPGSKIKEFKGVTNINSSLDSILAVLYDADACPEWVHNCKQGTRLRDIGFYEAYLYQVINFPFPLKDRDLILHTLMTQDPKSKEITIKLNSVPDYISETNNVRIKTSAGYYLFKPLHDGSVEVTWLHHTEPGGGVPTWIVNSLIVATPFETLKYLKKIVQEQKYQKAKLKYSSEGIADGWEDMGSGVNK; encoded by the coding sequence GTGACGATCGGATCAGCAAAAGCACAATGGGAATTGGTTAAGGATGAAGATGGAATTAAGGTATTCTTAGAAACCATCCCTGGCTCAAAAATAAAGGAATTTAAGGGGGTTACGAACATCAATTCATCGCTGGATAGCATACTGGCTGTACTATATGATGCAGATGCTTGCCCAGAATGGGTACACAATTGCAAGCAGGGCACAAGACTGAGGGATATTGGCTTCTACGAAGCATATCTTTACCAAGTTATAAATTTTCCATTTCCACTGAAAGATAGAGACCTGATTCTGCATACTCTTATGACCCAAGATCCAAAGAGTAAAGAGATTACTATCAAGTTAAATTCAGTTCCGGACTATATTTCTGAGACAAACAATGTTCGAATAAAAACATCTGCAGGATATTATCTTTTCAAACCCTTACACGATGGCTCTGTGGAAGTAACCTGGCTGCATCATACAGAGCCTGGCGGTGGAGTCCCAACATGGATTGTAAATTCACTAATAGTGGCTACACCTTTCGAGACCCTAAAGTATTTGAAAAAAATAGTCCAGGAACAAAAATATCAAAAGGCTAAATTAAAGTACTCCAGTGAAGGGATTGCAGATGGATGGGAAGATATGGGGTCAGGCGTGAATAAATGA
- a CDS encoding adenylate/guanylate cyclase domain-containing protein → MNISFLKINPKTKSHLFNIFSTTIFWFLAVLLFVVLRTVGIQEGADFLKLGHDHIKLDLLTVLVGGLILGIAFGILDILLDTEKIRKKSYGFIILVKGIFHVAILILVTYLIVVILSLFESGIALRQAYSFSLYKWTISEDFVVALVYLWVVSMIISLIRQVNLKFGPGNLVRFMLGTYHHPRVEERIFMFLDMKSSTTHAERLGHIKYSELIQDCFYDLTDVVIERKVEVYHYVGDEAILTWKISEGLEDANCVKTFFDFEEVLYAKSKYYTKKYGFPPQFKAGVNIGLATIAEVGEIKREIHFHGDVLNTASRLQSECNHYNKRMLISEDLRRRFSDYPDLNFELIGDIFLKGKERKLNIYSVEEKNGSEKRVSV, encoded by the coding sequence ATGAATATTTCATTTTTAAAAATAAATCCCAAGACAAAGTCTCATCTTTTCAATATCTTCAGTACCACCATTTTCTGGTTTCTGGCCGTCCTTTTGTTTGTAGTTTTGAGGACTGTTGGTATACAAGAAGGTGCCGATTTTTTAAAATTAGGGCACGACCACATTAAATTGGATTTATTAACCGTACTAGTTGGAGGATTAATACTAGGGATCGCTTTTGGGATACTGGACATTCTTCTGGATACCGAAAAAATCAGGAAGAAGTCCTATGGTTTCATTATATTAGTCAAGGGCATTTTTCATGTAGCAATATTAATTCTGGTCACATACCTTATCGTCGTTATCTTAAGTCTATTTGAATCCGGAATTGCTTTAAGACAAGCATATTCGTTTTCTCTTTACAAGTGGACGATTAGTGAAGATTTCGTAGTTGCTTTGGTTTATCTTTGGGTAGTAAGCATGATAATAAGTTTGATAAGACAGGTTAACCTTAAATTCGGACCCGGAAATCTGGTGAGATTCATGCTTGGAACCTATCACCACCCGAGGGTGGAGGAAAGGATATTCATGTTTCTAGATATGAAATCATCTACTACGCACGCTGAGCGATTGGGTCATATTAAGTACAGTGAATTAATTCAGGATTGTTTTTATGATCTGACGGATGTTGTGATTGAGCGGAAGGTGGAAGTTTATCACTATGTGGGTGACGAGGCGATTCTAACATGGAAGATAAGCGAAGGGTTGGAAGATGCAAATTGCGTGAAAACATTTTTTGATTTTGAAGAGGTGTTATATGCGAAGTCAAAGTACTATACTAAAAAGTATGGATTTCCCCCGCAATTTAAGGCCGGAGTAAATATAGGTTTGGCAACAATAGCTGAGGTGGGGGAGATTAAGAGGGAGATACACTTTCATGGAGACGTGTTAAATACAGCGTCTCGCCTGCAAAGCGAATGCAACCATTATAATAAAAGAATGCTTATATCTGAGGATCTGAGAAGGCGCTTCTCAGATTACCCAGATCTTAATTTTGAATTAATTGGGGATATTTTTTTGAAGGGAAAAGAAAGGAAGCTAAATATCTATAGTGTTGAAGAGAAAAACGGGTCAGAGAAGAGGGTGTCCGTCTAG